A stretch of the Glycine soja cultivar W05 chromosome 13, ASM419377v2, whole genome shotgun sequence genome encodes the following:
- the LOC114381732 gene encoding auxin-induced protein X15-like — translation MLRSLLGRIKKGLSLFVARRPTFNYFSEDHAATAAPDDVMEGYFAVLAIKGEETKRFIVGLDYLNDPAFLRLLDQAREEYGFRQKEALALPCCPQELQKILDAPKS, via the coding sequence ATGCTTAGATCTTTGCTTGGGAGGATAAAAAAGGGTCTCTCACTGTTTGTAGCTAGAAGGCCTACATTCAACTACTTCAGTGAAGATCATGCCGCAACCGCGGCGCCAGATGATGTTATGGAAGGCTATTTTGCTGTTCTTGCAATCAAAGGAGAAGAAACCAAAAGGTTTATTGTTGGGTTAGACTACTTGAATGATCCTGCATTCTTGAGACTTCTGGACCAAGCTCGTGAAGAGTATGGTTTCAGACAGAAGGAAGCTCTTGCACTCCCTTGTTGCCCTCAAGAGTTACAAAAGATTCTAGATGCTCCAAAATCATAG
- the LOC114381733 gene encoding auxin-induced protein X15-like yields the protein MLRNFVGRIQKGLSLFVARRPAAFSYFSEDRATTAAPDDVKEGYFAVHAIKGEETKRFIVGLDYLNDPAFLGLLDQAQEEFGFRQKGALVLPCCPQELQKILNGPKA from the coding sequence ATGCTTAGGAATTTTGTTGGGAGGATACAAAAGGGTCTTTCACTGTTTGTAGCAAGAAGGCCTGCTGCATTCAGCTACTTCAGTGAAGATCGTGCCACAACCGCGGCACCGGATGATGTTAAGGAAGGCTATTTTGCTGTTCATGCAATTAAGGGTGAGGAAACCAAGAGGTTTATTGTTGGGTTAGATTACTTGAATGATCCTGCATTCTTGGGACTTCTGGACCAAGCTCAAGAAGAGTTTGGTTTCAGGCAAAAGGGAGCTCTTGTACTCCCTTGTTGCCCTCAAGAGTTACAGAAGATTCTAAATGGTCCCAAAGCATAG
- the LOC114381734 gene encoding auxin-induced protein 6B-like — protein sequence MVKNPIHHQRTKHIAIKYHFIKEVEANKQIQLEYYMTKDQVVDIFIKALPRIKYRATTAGQDDVMKGYFAVLAIKGEETKRFIIGLDYLNDPAFLVLLNEAQEEYGFRQQGVLALSCRPQELQKILDAPKA from the exons ATGGTGAAGAATCcaattcatcatcaaagaactaaacatatagcaATCAAGTATCACTTCATTAAAGAAGTAGAAGCAAATAAGCAAATTCAGTTGGAGTACTACATGACTAAAGACCAAGTTGTAGACATATTCATCAAGGCACTACCAAGAATCAA ATATCGCGCCACAACGGCGGGCCAAGATGATGTTATGAAAGGTTATTTTGCGGTTCTTGCAATCAAGGGTGAGGAAACCAAAAGGTTTATTATTGGGTTAGACTACTTGAATGATCCTGCATTCTTGGTACTTCTGAATGAAGCTCAGGAAGAGTACGGTTTCAGACAGCAAGGAGTTCTTGCACTCTCTTGTCGCCCTCAAGAATTACAGAAGATTCTAGATGCTCCCAAAGCATAG
- the LOC114381048 gene encoding auxin-responsive protein SAUR72-like, whose translation MMLWSFFGKVHDGLAVVFAPIKRSFTLTSNDDSATTEVPGDVLEGHFVVLANKGEETKRFIVELHYLDDPAFLGLLERAREEYGFRQKGVLVIPCHPQELEKILEQPRDHESVGGDGGKLTDSIQDISECSAISCSS comes from the coding sequence ATGATgctttggtctttctttggaaaGGTACACGATGGTCTCGCAGTAGTCTTTGCACCAATAAAGAGATCATTTACACTGACCAGCAACGACGATTCAGCAACAACAGAGGTGCCGGGTGACGTTTTGGAAGGGCACTTTGTGGTTCTTGCAAACAAGGGTGAAGAAACCAAAAGGTTTATTGTGGAGTTGCACTATTTGGATGACCCTGCATTTTTGGGACTGCTGGAGCGGGCAAGAGAAGAGTATGGTTTCAGACAGAAGGGGGTTTTGGTAATTCCCTGCCACCCTCAAGAGCTAGAGAAGATTCTAGAACAACCAAGGGATCATGAAAGTGTTGGAGGAGATGGAGGCAAATTAACAGATTCAATTCAAGATATTAGTGAATGTAGCGCCATTTCCTGCAGTAGTTGA